In Bacillus cereus ATCC 14579, a single window of DNA contains:
- a CDS encoding TetR/AcrR family transcriptional regulator: MRIVKEYEERRKEILETAERLFLTKGYTKTTVNDILKEIGIAKGTFYHYFKSKEEVMDEIIMRIIKEDVTKAKRIVSNPDIHVLDKLFKILMEQSPKSGDVKEKMIEQFHQPNNAEMHQKSLVQSIIHLSPVLTEVLEQGIEEGIFYTPYPQETIELLLSSAQVIFDDGLFQWKPEEMMRRAKAYIKMMEVSVGAKEGSFDYMIEVLMKQK, encoded by the coding sequence ATGCGAATTGTAAAGGAGTATGAGGAGCGTAGAAAGGAAATTTTAGAAACAGCTGAGCGTTTGTTTCTTACGAAAGGTTATACGAAAACAACCGTGAATGATATTTTAAAAGAAATTGGTATAGCAAAGGGGACGTTTTATCATTATTTTAAGTCGAAGGAGGAAGTAATGGATGAAATCATTATGAGGATTATTAAAGAGGATGTCACTAAGGCGAAAAGGATTGTCTCCAATCCCGATATCCACGTTTTAGATAAGTTATTTAAAATTTTAATGGAACAATCACCAAAATCAGGAGATGTCAAAGAAAAAATGATTGAACAATTCCATCAACCAAATAATGCAGAAATGCATCAGAAAAGTTTAGTGCAATCCATTATACATTTATCTCCTGTATTAACGGAAGTTTTAGAGCAAGGAATAGAAGAAGGCATATTTTATACTCCATACCCACAAGAAACAATTGAATTATTACTCTCTTCAGCACAAGTCATATTTGATGATGGTTTATTTCAGTGGAAACCGGAAGAAATGATGAGAAGAGCTAAGGCTTATATTAAAATGATGGAAGTATCTGTTGGAGCAAAAGAAGGGTCCTTTGATTATATGATCGAGGTTTTAATGAAACAGAAATAG
- a CDS encoding MBL fold metallo-hydrolase, whose translation MKIIELPIEFEFNGQKQCIYPSLIILHNELTLVDTGYPSFLPLIENAILKHGYEMKNLKNIIITHYDDDHIGAVYDFKVKYPNINVIASEIESNYINGDIKSERLVQAEEMLERMPNEEKEFGKWFIQQLKNIKHISVDEKVHDGQMILNNECQVVATPGHTSGHISLYFPNLDCVITGDAAVQENRELVIANPNFCLDIEKAKQSLNRIKSFKAAQYYCYHGGKLTV comes from the coding sequence ATGAAAATAATAGAACTACCAATTGAATTCGAATTTAACGGGCAAAAACAATGTATTTATCCAAGTTTAATTATATTACATAATGAATTAACGTTAGTTGATACAGGATATCCAAGTTTTTTACCTTTAATTGAAAATGCAATATTAAAACATGGATATGAGATGAAAAACTTAAAGAATATAATTATTACCCATTATGATGACGATCATATAGGGGCTGTATATGATTTTAAAGTGAAATATCCAAATATTAATGTTATTGCTAGTGAAATTGAATCTAACTATATTAATGGTGATATAAAATCAGAGAGGTTAGTTCAAGCTGAAGAAATGTTAGAACGTATGCCCAATGAAGAAAAAGAATTTGGCAAATGGTTTATACAACAGTTAAAAAATATAAAACATATTTCCGTCGATGAAAAAGTACATGATGGTCAAATGATTTTGAATAATGAATGTCAAGTAGTGGCAACGCCAGGACATACTTCGGGGCATATTTCATTATATTTTCCGAATTTAGACTGTGTAATTACGGGAGATGCGGCTGTTCAAGAGAATCGTGAGTTAGTAATAGCTAATCCGAATTTTTGTTTGGATATAGAAAAAGCGAAACAGTCTTTAAATAGGATTAAAAGTTTTAAAGCAGCACAGTATTATTGCTATCATGGAGGAAAGCTTACTGTATAA
- a CDS encoding DEAD/DEAH box helicase — protein sequence MVYLKNFLELGISETFNHTLRENGITEATPIQEKAIPVILSGKDIIGQAKTGTGKTLAFVLPILEKIDPECSDVQALIVAPTRELALQITTEIKKMLVQREDINVLAIYGGQDVAQQLRKLKGNTHIVVATPGRLLDHIRRETIDLSNLSTIVLDEADQMLYFGFLYDIEDILDETPGSKQTMLFSATMPKDIKKLAKRYMDEPQMIQVQSEEVTVDTIEQRVIETTDRAKPDALRFVMDRDQPFLAVIFCRTKVRASKLYDNLKGLGYNCAELHGDIPQAKRERVMKSFREAKIQYLIATDVAARGLDVDGVTHVFNYDIPEDVESYIHRIGRTGRAGGSGLAITFVAAKDEKHLEEIEKTLGAPIQREIIEQPKIKRVDENGKPVPKPAPKKSGQNRQRDSREGSRSDSRRDSRNSSRSDSRNSSRNSSRNENNRSFNKPSNKKGSTKQGQQRRGR from the coding sequence GTGGTCTATTTGAAAAACTTTTTAGAATTAGGAATTAGTGAAACTTTTAATCATACATTACGTGAAAATGGAATTACAGAAGCAACACCAATTCAAGAGAAGGCAATTCCAGTTATTCTGTCAGGTAAAGATATTATTGGGCAGGCGAAAACAGGAACGGGTAAAACGTTAGCATTCGTGTTACCGATTTTAGAAAAAATTGATCCAGAGTGTAGTGATGTCCAGGCTTTAATCGTTGCGCCAACAAGGGAATTAGCCCTGCAAATTACAACTGAAATTAAAAAAATGCTTGTTCAAAGAGAAGATATTAATGTACTAGCGATTTATGGTGGGCAAGATGTAGCACAACAATTGAGAAAATTAAAAGGTAATACACATATTGTTGTTGCAACACCAGGACGATTATTAGATCATATACGACGTGAAACAATTGATTTAAGTAATCTTTCAACGATTGTACTAGATGAAGCGGATCAAATGCTTTATTTTGGTTTCTTATATGATATTGAAGACATTTTAGATGAGACACCAGGTAGTAAACAAACGATGTTATTCTCAGCAACGATGCCAAAAGATATTAAAAAATTGGCGAAGCGTTATATGGATGAACCGCAAATGATTCAAGTACAAAGTGAAGAAGTAACGGTTGATACAATTGAGCAGCGTGTCATTGAGACGACAGACCGTGCAAAGCCAGATGCACTTCGTTTTGTTATGGATCGTGATCAGCCATTTTTAGCTGTTATTTTCTGTCGTACAAAGGTTAGAGCAAGTAAGCTTTATGATAATTTAAAAGGACTAGGTTATAATTGTGCTGAACTTCATGGTGATATACCTCAAGCGAAACGTGAAAGAGTTATGAAGAGTTTCCGCGAAGCTAAAATTCAGTACTTAATCGCAACGGATGTAGCAGCTCGTGGACTTGATGTAGATGGTGTAACGCACGTATTTAACTATGATATCCCTGAAGATGTAGAAAGTTACATTCATCGCATTGGCCGAACAGGACGTGCAGGTGGATCAGGTCTTGCAATTACGTTCGTTGCAGCGAAAGATGAAAAACATTTAGAAGAAATTGAAAAAACGCTTGGTGCACCAATACAAAGAGAAATAATCGAACAACCGAAGATAAAACGTGTAGATGAAAATGGAAAACCGGTACCAAAGCCGGCTCCGAAGAAATCAGGTCAAAATCGTCAAAGAGATAGCCGCGAAGGTTCAAGAAGTGATTCAAGACGTGATTCGAGAAATAGCTCAAGAAGTGATTCAAGAAATAGTTCGAGAAATAGTTCTAGAAATGAAAATAACCGATCATTTAATAAGCCAAGTAATAAAAAAGGTAGTACAAAGCAAGGTCAGCAAAGACGTGGTCGTTAA